The Sphaerochaeta sp. nucleotide sequence TGCCAACTGGATATCCTCCCGTCAAAGCGCGTTGATTGTCCTGAAGATTTCCCAGCACTTGGTGCACCGTCTCCGGCAGGCGTTCTTCGCCAAGATGCAGCATCTGCCCGTCATCTACTACGACACCCACAGCAGAGGGGACACGATGAGCAGGCTGACCAGCGATGTGGATATGATCAGCCTTACCATCGCCCAGTCAGCCACTCAGCTTTCCGCAAGCCTGTTCACCTTGCTCTTTTCGTTGATTGCCATGGCGTCCCTGAACCTGACGCTGACCCTCTGCGTCCTGGGCAGCGTGCCGCTGGTGGTCATCCTCACCCGGATCATCGCCAAACGAAGCGCGAAGAATTTCTTGGGCCAGCAACGCTCCTTGGGGGCCATTGGCGGCATCATCGAGGAACACATCCAGCAACTGACGATGGTCAAAGCGTTCGGAAAGGAACAGGATGTGTTGGACCGGTTCGACCAGGAGAACCAAAAGCTGAAGACGTACGGAACGAAGGCGCAGATCCACTCAGGCTTCATGATGCCGATGATGAACGTGATCAACAACCTTACCTTCTCCGTCATCGCCATTGTCGGAGGACTCCTTTCCGCCCAAAGCCTGGTGTCCATCGGCGTAGTCGTCTCGTTTCTCAGCTACGCCAAACACTTCGCTTCCCCGCTGAACCAGGTGGCCGGTCTGTTCAACACCATCCAGTCGGCGCTGGCGGGAGCGGAACGGGTATTCGAGGTGCTGGACGCCGACGAGGAAGAGCCGGATACCAAAGACGCCGTCGCGGCACAAACCCTCTCCGGAGAGGTGACGTTCCAGCACGTCTGTTTTTCCTATGACGGCAAGCGGAAAATTCTCCATGACATTTCGTTCCATGTACAGCCTGGAGCTCATGTCGCGTTGGTCGGAGAGACCGGTTCAGGGAAAACGACCATTGTCAATCTGATCTCCCGGGCCTATGATTGCGACTCCGGTTCCGTCTTGATCGA carries:
- a CDS encoding ABC transporter ATP-binding protein/permease, coding for MATVELPRMGGPKVGGPARFAPKEKPKHGRQTARRLFSLFMEFRGGVFVAMVLTTLSAGVGVIIPLFVGKVFDLFSLTARTVDTRRLCGLLSALVVLHLANWISSRQSALIVLKISQHLVHRLRQAFFAKMQHLPVIYYDTHSRGDTMSRLTSDVDMISLTIAQSATQLSASLFTLLFSLIAMASLNLTLTLCVLGSVPLVVILTRIIAKRSAKNFLGQQRSLGAIGGIIEEHIQQLTMVKAFGKEQDVLDRFDQENQKLKTYGTKAQIHSGFMMPMMNVINNLTFSVIAIVGGLLSAQSLVSIGVVVSFLSYAKHFASPLNQVAGLFNTIQSALAGAERVFEVLDADEEEPDTKDAVAAQTLSGEVTFQHVCFSYDGKRKILHDISFHVQPGAHVALVGETGSGKTTIVNLISRAYDCDSGSVLIDGEDIRRYRREDLHKNISVVLQDTCLFTGTIADNIRYAKPEATMDEVRAAAELAHADAFITMLPEGYETVIQGNADRLSEGQRQQLAIARAALRPSSLLILDEATSSVDTRTEKEIQHAMIGLMEHRTTFLIAHRLSTIRDADWIFVIDGGRIVQQGTHASLLVAPGRYRSMVLSQSGVKEP